Proteins encoded within one genomic window of Corvus moneduloides isolate bCorMon1 chromosome 20, bCorMon1.pri, whole genome shotgun sequence:
- the RPA1 gene encoding replication protein A 70 kDa DNA-binding subunit, with translation MSVRLSEGAIAAIMQGEDVSKPVLQVINTRAIATGTGPPRYRVLMSDGVNTLSSFMLATQLNSLVEQERLSARCICQVNRFIVNSLKDGRRVVILMDVNVMQTADQVGGTIGNPQPYNEGQGQQRSAAPAGNPAASKPQQQNGNLSGAGPAAPKYHAPSNQFGKASAPSALKTPGGSQAKVVPIASLNPYQSKWTICARVTQKGQIRTWSNSRGEGKLFSIELVDESGEIRATAFNDQADKFFPLIELNKVYYFTKGNLKTANKQYTAVKNDYEITFTNETSVVPCDDAQHLPSVQFDFVSISDLENTPKDSIVDVIGICKSYEDVTKITVKANNREVSKRNVHLMDTSGKLVTVTLWGNEAEQFDGSRQPVIAIKGARVSDFGGRSLSVLSSSTVVINPDSPEAFKLRGWFDSEGQLLECASISDVRGGPAAGANTNWKTLFEAKSENLGQGDKADYFSCVGTIVHLRKENCMYQACPSQDCNKKVIDQQNGLYRCEKCDREFPNFKYRLLLLVTIADCLEYQWVTCFQDSAEFILGQNAAFLGELKEKNEQAFEEVFQNANFNTYEFRIRVKLETYNDESRIKATAMDVKPVNYREYSKRLIANIRRNAQLG, from the exons CTTTCATGTTGGCAACACAGCTGAACTCCCTGGTGGAACAGGAACGCTTGTCAGCCCGGTGTATTTGCCAGGTTAACAGATTCATTGTCAACAGCCTGAAAGATGGAAG GAGAGTGGTTATCCTGATGGATGTAAATGTCATGCAAACTGCTGATCAGGTTGGTGGGACTATTGGCAATCCCCAGCCATACAATGAAG GGCAAGGGCAGCAACgttctgcagctccagcaggaaacCCAGCAGCCAGCAAACCACAGCAACAAAATGGCAATTTGTCTGGAGCAG gtcctgctgctcccaagtACCACGCTCCCTCCAACCAGTTTGGAAAAGCgagtgctcccagtgccctgaaGACACCTGGGGGGTCTCAGGCCAAAGTGGTGCCAATTGCCAGCTTGAATCCATACCAGTCCAA GTGGACCATTTGTGCTCGGGTCACCCAAAAAGGCCAGATCCGCACGTGGAGCAACTCCCGTGGTGAAGGAAAGCTCTTTTCCATAGAGCTGGTTGATGAAAGT GGTGAGATTAGAGCTACTGCATTCAATGATCAAGCAGACAAGTTCTTTCCACTCATTGAATTGAACAAG GTATATTATTTTACCAAAGGCAATTTGAAGACTGCTAACAAGCAATATACAGCTGTTAAGAATGACTATGAGATTACGTTCACTAATGAGACTTCAGTTGTGCCCTGTGATGATGCCCAGCATCTTCCATCTGTTCAGTTTGATTTTGTATCCATCTCTGACTTGGAGAACACGCCCAAAGACTCGATTGTTG ATGTAATTGGAATTTGTAAGAGCTACGAAGATGTCACTAAAATTACAGTGAAGGCTAACAATAGGGAGGTTTCAAAGAGGAACGTGCATCTGATGGATACATCAGGGAAGCTGGTGACAGTCACGCTGTGGGGAAACGAG GCTGAACAGTTTGATGGTTCCAGACAACCTGTGATTGCCATCAAAGGAGCCCGTGTCTCTGACTTTGGTGGCAGAAGCCTGTCTGTCCTGTCCTCCAGCACAGTTGTCATCAACCCTGATAGCCCAGAGGCTTTTAAACTCCGAGGATG GTTTGACTCCGAGGGGCAGCTTCTGGAATGTGCCTCCATCTCTGATGTGAGGGGtgggccagcagctggagcaaatACCAACTGGAAAACTTTGTTTGAAGCCAAATCTGAGAACTTGGGACAAGGAGATAAG GCAGATTATTTTAGCTGTGTGGGCACAATTGTACATCTGCGCAAAGAGAACTGCATGTACCAGGCATGTCCCTCTCAGGATTGCAACAAGAAAGTGATAGACCAGCAAAATGGACTTTACCGCTGTGAGAAGTGTGACCGCGAATTCCCCAACTTCAAGTACcgcctgctgctcctg GTGACCATTGCAGACTGTCTGGAATATCAGTGGGTGACTTGTTTTCAAGATTCAGCAGAATTCATTCTTGGGCAAAATGCAGCTTTCCTGGGAGAACTGAAGGAAAAG AACGAGCAGGCTTTTGAAGAAGTGTTCCAAAACGCAAACTTCAACACGTACGAGTTCAGGATCCGAGTGAAACTGGAGACTTACAAT GACGAATCCCGTATTAAGGCCACAGCAATGGACGTCAAACCCGTGAACTACAGAGAATACAGCAAGAGGTTGATTGCCAACATCAGGAGAAATGCTCAGCTGGGGTGA